From the genome of Cydia pomonella isolate Wapato2018A chromosome 1, ilCydPomo1, whole genome shotgun sequence:
ttaagatttataaaatagatttaataatacatatatttaaatatatatattataaaattcctaaataataacaaatataagaagaaaaaatacaaaaagtcagaccccaccgagatttgaactcggATCGCTGGATTCAGAGTCTAGAGTGCTAACCATTACACCATGGAACCGGCTGAGCTTATCGACGGATTTACTCATCACAACCTCTTACTACTTTACtatagcgttaaacgtttaacgcaaccttgttggaagtcgcttaagaagtttcacttcaaaaagCTGTTACATAAACTTAGGCCATGTGTGGAGAACtctaaaattgacttttaaacgGGCTTGATCCTTCTCAGTCTTCTCACTTATGAGAAATAAGTTAGCTACCGTGGTGCACAAAAGAAACTGTCTTTGTTTAACAGCTTAGGGCTTGGTGCGAAAAAATCATCTGAGATCATTCATACAATGAAACAACATCGCATATCCTcctttttacacacttttatttagcttcaccgcgtatcttctttgtatatatacagggtgatttcgagGTCGTGATCCAaaaccactttttctgactctgtaaatgatccacattatcatatgatagtatttaattaaaaggaaattagtttaatttgtagtttaagtaaaaataatcttaTACCAAATAAGTAATcaatggtcaccctatgacttttaacatacgctgtatggaaagtgacaagacgtcacattgagtagggtgatcaaattgtatgcaaaaatgttttttttttctacttgttatttgaaacataatcataattattggtgataataaataattagcaacaTCAGTaggctcatctttgaattctgtatgATGtgttgttctcttgctccacgaccccgaaatcatcctgtatatgtgcttcaaatcttgtaacttaaatttgaaccacttcctggtgtctgtttgagctgaaattcagtatacttatgtatttccgatgacaatgcaatagtatACTAAAatggaactgatctgatgatgcagtcggaaggtagccaaagAACTCTACGATGGGAAAACTTAAACACattgagtttaggctcatttgaaaggTCTCGAGAAGTAATTGATAGACTTACAAAAAAGAGAAAGTGCATtcggcaataaaagtgtgtatcaaaaatatttttgacggttacttattaaattaaatatttggtcCTGAATATATCTTCAAAGACAGTCAATCGTGTCATGAGAATCTCTCTCTATAAAACAAATCTCCTAATATAACGTTAATACAGTTGACAAACATTTCAATCCGGGTTTTAAGCGGTCAATCGCAATTTGTCAATCAGCTAAAATTGTCACTCACGCTTAATCGTTTTTTATCGAGATGTGTATTTTAAAACTGCTGTTagaataaaagatttttatatgtttgtcatttttattaaaGGTGGTATCATTCTTGTCAATCTTGGAATGGAAAAACTGGAGAATGGCAAATTTGGGTGAATGCAGAGCGAGTGGGCAGAGGATTCCACAACAGGGTACgtcatataatataatttaaagttaTTGCTATTGTATAACTATATAATAAAAAGGACGGATATGCGAGGATTGACCCCGTCCAATTTGTTTGAGACTTGTCACACGGTACGCATTCTATAGTTCCTCAGAAATATGGACATACAGGTAAATAGAGAAGGATGAAGATAATAAGTCTAATGTTTAAATGAACCGGACacctttatataaatatataattctataataaattaatagatgTCTTGATGTGTGCGTGGCCTTATTTTACGATGCGATACATATATCCTACTTTGATGCCGTTACTAATGCCCGGTTCACATCTATTCCAGTACTCCAGCAGTGAACCGGCACGGGAATAACTATATGAGTATATTAGATTGCCGGTTTACATTTAGCATTCTAGTGCTGGATTCtatcactggactggaatggTAATGGAATAGATGTGAACCGGGCATAAGTATACTCCATTCCAGATAGGATTAAACAGACggaaaaacagttttttataGAGCAATTTTCGTCACACGTCAATCAATAAGCAATACCTATCAATAAGTATAACATCTCTGAATTATACGCTCCAAACATAGCTCGAAGATGAAAATACTTTCACccaaagataagataaagatagtttattcaAGTTGGCATAGGTTTATAATGGCATGCGCTTATGTACGATGAACGATGAACGACAAAGCTACACCGGCCAAGTTACTAGTAGTAAACGATCAGACAGCAACTTtgctgaacattttttttcggaGTTTGGCTTTAACTTTAGCCCAAAATTGTTTGATTGGCCTGAGATTTGAGCAGTTTagtaggtattatagttttaGGTACAACTGCAGAGAAAagatacccccccccccctatctGCCGTCATTTTCAATGTTGTAAAAAAGTGGACTTGATATTAGACCACACACACTGATTGCTTACCAcaccataatttttttgccgaattctTCACTGAAGAAAGGTTTTTGTTTTTGAGAGTCACTGGCACCTAATCGATATTTTCTTGTATAATACTGTGTCCTTGTAGCATTTTTCTGATTCAAATCTCACATGTCTCGTCGTCCCATTATTATACAGGCATTTTTACCCGTATTTATGAAATCTGAGTCATAAAATATTCAAACCCTTAATTTTACTGAATatcgctgttttttttttgctttcgtTCGGCTGTATTTCCTTTTTGTACGtctttgaattatttttcttcttGGTACGTTAAACTATACTACCAGATAAACCTATTTTTAGCCACATCCCAAACTTTTTGTCCAAGTTCGGATTTGAAGGCCTAatttcttttttgttatttttatatagaaacaaacagtcttatacaAAAAGAGTAGATAGATGTActtataatgttttaattttagacCTATAGTTTACTAAATTCAGACGACAGTGTTGACAGAGAGACACTGTATAAGATTTTGCGATACTTCAAAGTGCCAGAAAAATTGGTGAAAATGATTATTGTCGCTACCAAAGTCAGCATGATGAGGGTAAGAGCTTGCGGAGAACTGACGGCTGAATTTGAAATTGTCACAGGCCTGAAACAGGGAGACGCCCTTTCGCCAATGCTATTCAACTTGGCACTCGAATACGTCGTCCGAAAATTACTTATGCATGATGGGGGTATAGGGTTGAACGGCAGGCATAAGATCATTGGGTATGCTGATGACCTGGGGCTATTGGCGCAAAACAAAAGGGACCTGGAGGCCATGGCTAGAATTGTGGAGCAGGAAGGGGAGAAGATAGGTCTCAGAATCAACCACCAGAAAACAGAATATATCCAAATGAAAAGGTACAAGAACACCAGAGCTGATAGAGAAGACCTAGTAGTGGGAGCAACCACCTACAAAGGTGTGGATCATTTTAGGTATCTTGGTTGCACAGTAACTGATACCAACCGAAGGGAGGAAGAGATAGATCTACGAATCCAAAACGCTTTAAGATGCTCGGCAGCGCTCCATCGAGTTTTAGTGTcaaagctgatcagtagaccaaCCAAGATTCGTGCCTACAAGACTGTAATTaggccaattttgatgtatgggtgtgaagcttggactctgactcagaaagaagagagcaagctcttagtggcggaaaggaaaatctggcggaagattctgggacctatcagagatgaagatggaacttggaggcgttgaaagaatagggagctggaggagctggttgcgatgcccaatataattggcgaaatcaaagccacacgactccactggctcggtcacctagagaggatgggagaggatcgtgccgtgagaagagcgtatgtggggcacccgggtggaaaacgtccgtctgggcgtcccagataccgctggagcgacgaagtcctaaaagacctgttcgccctcggaatacccaactggcgtgaagtggcgcaggatagggcagagtggcgctctcttgtgtcagaggccaagatcctgtttgggtcactgagccagtgaagagaGAGAGAAGAGAGTTTCCTACATTTGTTATAGAATTTTACAATGAAAAACAGTGAGTAACTAATTAATGAATTACATTAAGATCAACAAGTGATACGTAAGTGATGTTTATCCATACATAATAGCAATCTATGCATATATCTCAAATAAGTGAGTTTTGAAAAGTTTTCTATCGGTGCATTTGTTCGCAAACTACGCAAAAACTACTACAAAAATCAATCTGCAATTTAACGAAATTTCATATAAGTTGTTGATTAGTGTGTGAGCCGGAGCAACATTTAAataggttgttttttttttataataattttcataataaaggTTCTTAAGTAAATTCAGAAAAAGAGTTGTTACGTTtatgcaataattttatttgattaacttttaggaaaaaatatgaTCGTgtagaaaaacaatattaatattacaactTCATAAAAAAGGCTTGGAATCGCAGGTTGTGTTAAGTATACTCCACTTAACACAACATGTTGCGGAAATTGGGTCTTGGCTACTGGTAAGCCGTATTATACTGCACGTATTATAAGGTTCACGAATGGTCAATTAACAGTGTTGgcgatataaaattattttccgcTAGCGCAATGATTAATCGAAAAAGTGAAGTTAGGTTAAGCTGATATACATCGAAATAAACTAACATTGtctaactaaaactaataaatttCAGTTGGTGGGTCACATAATAAAAGGAGGCGGCATAGCTGTCACTGGTCAAGAACAGAGTCTGTTATATAGCAAAGATGGTCTCGAGCCCACTATAAGTAAGTATCTTGAGCACCGATTTACCGCAAAACATACGGTTTGGATGAGTACTGTGCGGTTGATAATTGGCATAGCACAGTCAGCAGCAAAAGTAAGTAAGGTATTCCAAAATCCGGTGAGGTAAACCAAATGATCTGAAAACAAATAGGGGAGtgtgaaaataatttttggGAGGATTAACTGTTACTTGCTGTTAATATGTTTCGCCAACCAGATGGCAATAGTAGCACAGCTTGTTATATGATTTTTTATAGTACACACAGGTGtagaatattttatacattaatttaaatgcctgatattaataaaaagtttttttaatgaaatttaattcaGACTTTTAATACCTGCCCCACTACGTCCGCCACCcttctgctgctgactgtacttgaaattaaaaatacatcgcacaaatataaattaagcTGTAATAAGAATATGTACGATATTTATGGCAGAcaatggaaaaatattattatttatagttattcTGTAATAGCTGACATTGTAGCATTTAATGACATGTATGTATCAAACCaccttttaaataattttagagcAATCTGGACTTATGGGAGAAGTAACTATGCTCCAACTGTATCATGTTGCCTTGACGGCGGGTAAAGCCCACAAAGATCACAAGCATCACCACGCTCATCACTTCAAGCATGATGGTACCCCGTTGGAGGCTTCCACGGAAGCGGCCACGGAGCCGCCGCCGCTAGAAGCTACTCCGCTGGGCAACGGGAACTTCCTCATCGGTGGGCAGCTGCAACGCGCTCCCGACCTCAACCTTGCCGGCCCTCAGCCACAGCAGCAGATGATTCCCGTTCAGCTGCCCAACGGTTTGCAACTTCAGCAGGGATATATCAATGGGCAACTGAGCAACAGAATTGTCTCTGAACAGCTTCTTAACAGTGTTCACCAAATTCCACCACCACAGCCTTCACCTCAAATTTCTTTAATAGATGTACCAGTGTCTTCATCTATTGGCCACAGCCAGAGATTTTCACTAAGGCAGCCTTTGGGTCCGTCGAAGTCATCAACAGTGATGTTATCTGGCTCGTTGCTTAACCCAGCAAATGTGCAATATATTGATGAGACATCGTCGCATAGTTTGTACAAACGAGATTCTAAGAAACGTGACAAAAGAGATAATCCAGAGAAAGAATTGGAGCAACCCGCTAcaggtaaaatattttattctcttAATGAACGTGTGTCTTATTTTTCAAACATCCGTTTGAAAAATGCGTAACGAATTTGAAAATATTACAGGGAAAAAAGATAAACGTGGGCTGGTCGCATTGTCAGACGGGTCTATCGTAGATGATGCGCTGCTTAGTCCGAACATAGCCGATGACGATGATGCTACATTCCAGCAGTCGTTGCTGAGCGGACTTGCTGGCGTCGTTGGGAACCTCCCAGTTCAAAATGTCCAAAAGGAGACGGTTAGTGTTCAAAATGTCTTGTAACTAATTCAAAAGCTAAGAAGTTCCACCCGGAATAAATTTAAGACGTAAgtggacggccgattctccatacaaacgtagtcctcattttcctctctggatattgacattttggaaaatatttttacatcatttagatgtatattaaccatagctatgcctctacgtttgactttttctgatttttgtattaatattaaaaattagtaGTGAAAAACCGTTTTcatgcttctaactcctatactgaaaattcgaaaaaaatcaaacgtagcgacatagctgtggttaatacacaacaaattgtgtcaaaacatTTTCAACAATGTTGTCACTCTggatacagagaggaaaattaggactacgtttgtatgaaaaggtaattTCGCGTAGGTCCTCCACTTCCGTTTTAAGGCCggagtatttaataaatattatgagaca
Proteins encoded in this window:
- the LOC133517768 gene encoding uncharacterized protein LOC133517768, whose protein sequence is MRLLLLCVLAGAACAREEGWQPIVPEPSFTYTTYAKSPERSLDTSSALKIINRRPPSLAYPSKLSGAYSTGRQEDSDACSVYKVSMNQELFYQYVEYEMDLPDLKEFTLCMWAKFHNHSEDHPLFSYSVGDSPKEISAWISNTVEASYFSMAVHGQTFFRLNYPLKLNTWYHSCQSWNGKTGEWQIWVNAERVGRGFHNRLVGHIIKGGGIAVTGQEQSLLYSKDGLEPTIKQSGLMGEVTMLQLYHVALTAGKAHKDHKHHHAHHFKHDGTPLEASTEAATEPPPLEATPLGNGNFLIGGQLQRAPDLNLAGPQPQQQMIPVQLPNGLQLQQGYINGQLSNRIVSEQLLNSVHQIPPPQPSPQISLIDVPVSSSIGHSQRFSLRQPLGPSKSSTVMLSGSLLNPANVQYIDETSSHSLYKRDSKKRDKRDNPEKELEQPATGKKDKRGLVALSDGSIVDDALLSPNIADDDDATFQQSLLSGLAGVVGNLPVQNVQKETVDEREPAEAEVKAVMQVCSGCAAEPFKKALVLSWRSTPKKLHSGAHYYKGLPICRAF